The proteins below come from a single Drosophila suzukii chromosome X, CBGP_Dsuzu_IsoJpt1.0, whole genome shotgun sequence genomic window:
- the LOC108004765 gene encoding uncharacterized protein isoform X1: MGLRHLTATTKMGVLPVGVLGFILLQMMISVRGHGRLMDPPARNAMWRFGYPNPVNYNDNELFCGGFAVQWEKNKGRCGVCGDAYHVKKPRPHEAGGQYAKGIISRYYTSGQEIDVEVELTANHYGRFEMFLCPNNNPRQEASQACLDRYPLLISGSREHRYLIPRDAKKKDIFRYRVRLPPYVTCTQCVLQWTYYTANMWGTCANGTEAVGCGKAETFRNCADIAIVSNTGGGVPPSFANNKSPYLLYYRDYRAPPNNNIFPLIVRDQKCIGAPAFRSLPGIDNWCEINCLRYPPNCPEDACQCPQECYAIGQYAGQEGADTYCMDKCLNYESECPSDRCRCY, from the exons ATGGGGCTGCGACACTTGACAGCGACCACCAAAATGGGCGTTTTGCCAGTGGGTGTG CTGGGATTTATACTCCTGCAAATGATGATATCGGTGCGGGGACATGGTCGTCTGATGGATCCACCGGCCAGGAATGCAATGTGGCGATTTGGCTATCCCAATCCCGTAAATTATAATGATAACGAGCTATTCTGCGGTGGCTTTGCGGTCCAATGGGAGAAAAATAAGGGTCGTTGTGGTGTCTGCGGCGATGCCTATCACGTCAAGAAGCCAAGACCCCATGAAGCTGGCGGGCAATATGCGAAGGGCATCATCTCTCGTTACTATACCTCTGGTCAGGAGATCGATGTGGAAGTGGAACTAACGGCCAATCATTATGGTCGCTTCGAGATGTTCCTCTGTCCGAACAATAATCCGCGACAGGAGGCCAGTCAGGCCTGTTTAGATCGGTATCCATTGCTGATTTCGGGCAGTCGGGAGCATCGATATCTCATTCCGCGCGATGCCAAGAAGAAGGATATATTCCGGTATCGGGTGCGACTGCCGCCATATGTCACCTGCACGCAGTGCGTCCTGCAGTGGACCTACTATACCGCCAATATGTGGGGCACCTGCGCCAATGGAACCGAAGCCGTAGGATGCGGCAAGGCTG AAACCTTCCGGAATTGTGCAGATATAGCCATCGTCTCGAACACCGGAGGCGGTGTACCGCCAAGTTTCGCCAACAACAAGTCACCATATCTGCTCTATTATCGCGATTATCGGGCTCCACCGAACAACAACATCTTTCCACTTATTGTGCG TGACCAGAAGTGCATAGGTGCCCCAGCCTTCCGATCCTTGCCCGGCATCGACAACTGGTGCGAGATCAACTGCCTGCGCTATCCTCCCAATTGTCCCGAGGACGCCTGTCAATGCCC TCAGGAGTGCTATGCCATCGGACAGTATGCTGGCCAAGAGGGAGCCGATACCTACTGCATGGATAAGTGCCTCAACTACGAATCGGAGTGTCCGAGCGACAGGTGCCGCTGCTACTAA
- the LOC108004765 gene encoding uncharacterized protein isoform X2 codes for MGLRHLTATTKMGVLPVGVLGFILLQMMISVRGHGRLMDPPARNAMWRFGYPNPVNYNDNELFCGGFAVQWEKNKGRCGVCGDAYHVKKPRPHEAGGQYAKGIISRYYTSGQEIDVEVELTANHYGRFEMFLCPNNNPRQEASQACLDRYPLLISGSREHRYLIPRDAKKKDIFRYRVRLPPYVTCTQCVLQWTYYTANMWGTCANGTEAVGCGKAETFRNCADIAIVSNTGGGVPPSFANNKSPYLLYYRDYRAPPNNNIFPLIVRNATRHARKRGKAKPLTRLPEPA; via the exons ATGGGGCTGCGACACTTGACAGCGACCACCAAAATGGGCGTTTTGCCAGTGGGTGTG CTGGGATTTATACTCCTGCAAATGATGATATCGGTGCGGGGACATGGTCGTCTGATGGATCCACCGGCCAGGAATGCAATGTGGCGATTTGGCTATCCCAATCCCGTAAATTATAATGATAACGAGCTATTCTGCGGTGGCTTTGCGGTCCAATGGGAGAAAAATAAGGGTCGTTGTGGTGTCTGCGGCGATGCCTATCACGTCAAGAAGCCAAGACCCCATGAAGCTGGCGGGCAATATGCGAAGGGCATCATCTCTCGTTACTATACCTCTGGTCAGGAGATCGATGTGGAAGTGGAACTAACGGCCAATCATTATGGTCGCTTCGAGATGTTCCTCTGTCCGAACAATAATCCGCGACAGGAGGCCAGTCAGGCCTGTTTAGATCGGTATCCATTGCTGATTTCGGGCAGTCGGGAGCATCGATATCTCATTCCGCGCGATGCCAAGAAGAAGGATATATTCCGGTATCGGGTGCGACTGCCGCCATATGTCACCTGCACGCAGTGCGTCCTGCAGTGGACCTACTATACCGCCAATATGTGGGGCACCTGCGCCAATGGAACCGAAGCCGTAGGATGCGGCAAGGCTG AAACCTTCCGGAATTGTGCAGATATAGCCATCGTCTCGAACACCGGAGGCGGTGTACCGCCAAGTTTCGCCAACAACAAGTCACCATATCTGCTCTATTATCGCGATTATCGGGCTCCACCGAACAACAACATCTTTCCACTTATTGTGCG CAATGCCACGCGGCATGCACGCAAGCGAGGCAAGGCTAAACCGCTTACCCGCTTACCCGAACCTGCTTAA
- the LOC108004764 gene encoding uncharacterized protein, translating to MNRNRLNQMRQMDRGNEGLQQVIQMQATAAGAQGQPQGQVGAQGQTPATQTVRRKTTYTRTEMLSRGLPTTQNYRNAPPAGQDWSNQLSPKPRYPQPPKAVVPATPLGQSTNATNKNTTPRRQRSFLPRVARLPAKSDKSPNRMQNRLGRETEGKVEQSHIPVGTHKPMHLVNSPQDSDSSSPARRTMMANGDGLISDNSSFSERHKIKLAKAIRLPDDQNKSFVYLCKPVKKVKELLTARRLRNSCEQVNEANEGDFLLEELQSTKLQLTISEEALRSKGGSEDYGDCILSPIEGLTQSSSSTSQLDSPTLEAMQQRQQQFEAKAMTSQERLKNRLLEVRQRQRHLLQLEHEQRHKEQRQLELDQVCQNLPALQHEIRMLQQLSEKLEATLRVSNIPKPSTPKKRSSMVIVDDLNQKSSTRFYTPRTSPYQLDELPITKLCCLSIEQIVERPQRARSVAMAHHFGLVQEFRVETKTLNELKTADDSQCFYLPVPREELSSLASKTHKEADPLHRTNFRKLRENPNILLQQLRPLIAGAGRPFNLLDQDTMFFNSLAYGESKPLAGSTAEQLEVATREAGGGGGSIASYGGAIAYSRLSVRVNEVGRSADQGDQLARASLLCPSQVHNTTQTELESPRKNKITEQETETDISSPDYTPNPSPRLVKRKKFDEVKAKVRGQEIQEPDPKPKKTRNVIRRVAPQSPIESRVEPKVRLQLLKTVLVGMVQVAVILVLIMAFTYPDVSC from the exons ATGAATCGCAATCGTCTCAACCAGATGCGCCAAATGGATCGGGGAAACGAGGGACTGCAGCAGGTTATCCAAATGCAGGCCACCGCCGCAGGGGCTCAGGGTCAACCGCAGGGTCAAGTTGGCGCCCAGGGACAAACTCCGGCCACCCAGACCGTGCGCCGCAAGACGACCTATACCCGGACGGAGATGCTGTCACGGGGACTGCCCACCA CTCAAAACTATCGCAATGCTCCGCCAGCTGGGCAGGATTGGAGCAACCAGTTGTCACCGAAACCACGCTACCCCCAACCCCCAAAGGCTGTCGTCCCCGCCACGCCATTGGGACAAAGCACCAATGCCACCAATAAGAACACTACTCCCCGAAGACAGCGAAGTTTTCTGCCCCGGGTAGCCAGATTGCCGGCCAAGTCGGATAAATCGCCCAATAGGATGCAGAATCGATTGGGTCGCGAGACTGAGGGCAAAGTGGAGCAGTCACACATCCCTGTGGGTACTCATAAGCCCATGCATTTGGTGAATTCGCCTCAGGACAGTGATAGCAGTagtccggctcgaaggaccatgATGGCCAATGGAGATGGCCTAATAAGCGATAATAGTAGCTTCTCGGAACGCCACAAGATCAAGTTGGCCAAGGCCATTCGCCTGCCAGATGATCAGAACAAGAGTTTCGTATATCTTTGCAAGCCGGTGAAGAAGGTCAAGGAGCTGCTGACTGCTAGAAGGCTGCGCAATAGTTGTGAGCAAGTAAACGAGGCGAATGAAGGGGATTTCCTTCTGGAGGAGCTGCAGTCGACGAAGCTGCAATTGACCATTTCCGAGGAGGCACTGCGCAGCAAGGGCGGCAGCGAAGATTACGGCGACTGCATTCTATCCCCCATCGAGGGTCTAACGCAGTCATCGAGTTCCACCAGTCAGTTGGACAGTCCCACATTGGAGGCCATGCAGCAGCGGCAACAGCAATTCGAGGCCAAGGCGATGACCAGTCAGGAGCGTTTGAAGAACCGCCTGCTGGAAGTTCGTCAGAGGCAGCGACATTTGCTGCAGTTAGAGCACGAGCAGCGCCACAAGGAGCAGCGCCAGTTGGAATTGGATCAGGTGTGCCAGAATCTGCCTGCTTTGCAGCATGAAATACGAATGCTTCAGCAGTTGAGCGAAAAACTGGAGGCCACACTAAGGGTGTCGAATATACCAAAGCCCTCGACGCCTAAGAAACGAAGCTCTATGGTAATCGTGGATGATTTGAACCAGAAATCATCTACCCGTTTCTATACGCCACGTACGAGTCCCTATCAACTGGATGAACTGCCCATCACCAAATTGTGTTGTCTAAGTATAGAACAGATTGTTGAGCGTCCGCAAAGGGCTCGCAGCGTGGCCATGGCTCATCATTTTGGTTTGGTCCAGGAGTTCCGTGTGGAGACCAAGACCCTGAACGAATTGAAGACGGCCGATGATTCGCAATGCTTTTATTTACCAGTTCCCAGGGAGGAATTATCATCGTTGGCCTCGAAAACGCACAAGGAAGCCGATCCCCTGCACCGAACTAATTTCCGGAAGTTACGGGAGAACCCGAACATACTGCTGCAGCAACTGCGACCACTTATAGCGGGGGCTGGAAGACCCTTCAACCTGTTGGATCAGGACACCATGTTTTTCAATAGCCTGGCCTATGGGGAGTCCAAACCTTTGGCTGGCAGCACTGCCGAGCAACTCGAAGTGGCCACACGAGAGGCGGGAGGCGGAGGAGGATCCATTGCCAGTTATGGCGGAGCCATCGCCTATTCACGCCTCTCGGTGCGGGTCAATGAAGTGGGAAGATCAGCAGACCAGGGGGACCAACTGGCGAGAGCCTCTCTATTATGTCCTAGCCAAGTTCATAATACCACGCAAACGGAGCTTGAATCGCCgaggaaaaataaaattacagAACAGGAAACGGAAACGGATATTAGTTCCCCCGATTATACACCGAATCCCAGTCCCAGGCTAGTCAAGCGAAAGAAATTTGATGAGGTTAAGGCGAAGGTACGCGGGCAGGAGATTCAGGAACCTGATCCAAAACCGAAGAAGACCAGGAATGTCATACGTCGAGTGGCGCCCCAGTCGCCCATCGAAAGCCGCGTAGAGCCCAAGGTACGGTTGCAGTTGCTCAAAACCGTGCTGGTGGGAATGGTCCAAGTTGCTGTTATTTTAGTTCTGATCATGGCCTTCACCTATCCGGATGTTAGCTGCTGA
- the LOC108004766 gene encoding uncharacterized protein produces the protein MSKAQHLMARDQLAAIAQEEARRKRAEMRRSYGNKFSSINLIKMRQKQGTSGDSVGTKAAITKAIPLKTKTVSTPPLPSPPKDKDMSLRRIASSFAHVRDLVNGSSAALPLEDSDEDAREERAEVLINSQTMPLPPLCDSLMSVNPPEEAVVPVEPPSETVSQLGSVQLAKLMPDPLHIESRAIERWRQVGSTVSALFRARRYVDGSETPVAQTRRLREQRELLEAFTRPFLYESYKK, from the coding sequence ATGTCGAAGGCGCAGCATCTAATGGCCAGGGACCAATTGGCGGCCATTGCCCAGGAGGAGGCGCGTCGCAAACGCGCCGAGATGCGTCGTAGTTATGGCAACAAGTTCTCCAGCATAAATCTGATCAAGATGCGGCAGAAGCAGGGTACCAGTGGCGATTCGGTTGGCACCAAAGCTGCGATAACGAAAGCCATCCCTTTGAAAACGAAAACCGTCTCGACGCCGCCACTGCCGTCGCCGCCTAAGGATAAGGATATGTCATTGCGTCGAATTGCCTCGAGTTTTGCTCATGTTCGTGATTTGGTTAATGGCAGTAGTGCCGCCTTGCCGCTGGAGGATAGCGATGAAGATGCTCGTGAGGAGCGTGCCGAGGTGCTTATCAACAGTCAGACAATGCCATTGCCACCATTATGTGACTCTTTGATGTCAGTTAACCCCCCGGAGGAAGCCGTTGTGCCTGTGGAGCCACCAAGCGAAACCGTTTCCCAGCTAGGATCCGTTCAGCTGGCCAAACTAATGCCCGATCCCTTGCACATTGAATCCCGGGCCATCGAACGTTGGCGACAGGTGGGCAGTACGGTCTCGGCACTTTTCCGTGCTCGACGCTACGTCGACGGCTCGGAGACCCCGGTGGCGCAGACCCGACGATTGCGAGAGCAGCGCGAACTCCTTGAGGCATTCACCAGACCCTTCCTCTACGAGTCCTACAAAAAGTAG
- the Cdk7 gene encoding cyclin-dependent kinase 7, which yields MLPNPNDKKDRYAKLSFLGEGQFAIVYKARDTVTSQIVAVKKIKKGSREDARDGINRTALREIKILQELQHENIIGLVDVFGQLSNVSLVFDFMDTDLEVIIKDTKIILTQANIKAYAIMTLKGLEYLHLNWILHRDLKPNNLLVNSDGVLKIGDFGLAKSYGSPNRIYTHHVVTRWYRSPELLFGARQYGTGVDMWAVGCIMAELMLRVPFMPGDSDLDQLTRIFSTLGTPSEADWPHLGKLHDYLQFRNFPGNPLENIFTAAGHDLIHLMSRLFAMNPLRRVSCREALSMPYFANKPAPTVGPKLPMPSAILAAKEGANPQAGEEKPALKRKLVETTVRGNGLAQKKRLQF from the exons ATGCTGCCCAATCCCAACGACAAGAAGGATCGCTATGCCAAGTTGTCTTTCCTCGGCGAGGGTCAG TTTGCCATTGTCTATAAGGCCCGGGACACGGTGACCAGCCAAATTGTGGCCGTCAAGAAGATCAAGAAGGGATCCCGCGAGGATGCACGCGATGGCATCAACAGGACGGCTCTGCGGGAGATCAAGATCCTGCAGGAGTTGCAGCACGAGAACATCATTGGTTTGGTCGACGTTTTTGGACAGCTGTCGAATGTCTCCCTCGTTTTCGACTTCATGGACACCGACCTGGAGGTGATCATCAAGGACACTAAGATCATCCTGACCCAGGCGAATATCAAGGCTTATGCTATCATGACGCTGAAGGGTCTGGAGTATCTGCATCTGAATTGGATACTCCATCGCGATTTAAAGCCTAATAACTTGCTGGTCAACAGCGATGGTGTCTTGAAGATTGGTGATTTCGGTCTGGCCAAATCGTATGGCTCACCGAATCGCATTTACACCCACCACGTGGTCACCCGTTGGTATCGGTCGCCGGAATTGCTTTTCGGAGCCCGGCAATATGGCACCGGTGTGGACATGTGGGCAGTGGGCTGCATTATGGCCGAACTGATGTTGCGGGTGCCCTTCATGCCAGGCGATTCGGATCTGGACCAGTTGACTCGGATCTTTTCCACCCTGGGAACACCTTCGGAGGCGGATTGGCCTCATTTGGGCAAGCTGCATGACTATTTGCAGTTCAGAAACTTCCCGGGAAATCCACTGGAGAATATCTTTACAGCCGCTGGACATGATTTGATCCACCTGATGAGCCGACTGTTCGCCATGAATCCACTGCGCCGAGTATCCTGCCGGGAAGCCTTGAGCATGCCGTACTTTGCCAATAAACCCGCTCCCACGGTGGGCCCCAAGTTGCCCATGCCCTCGGCCATTTTGGCCGCCAAGGAGGGCGCCAATCCGCAGGCCGGCGAGGAGAAGCCTGCACTGAAACGAAAGCTGGTCGAGACCACAGTGAGGGGCAATGGATTGGCCCAGAAAAAGCGGTTGCAGTTCTAG
- the snf gene encoding U1 small nuclear ribonucleoprotein A: MDVRPNQTIYINNLNEKIKKEELKKSLYAIFSQFGQILDIVALKTLKMRGQAFVIFKEIGSASNALRTMQGFPFYDKPMQIAYSKSDSDIVAKLKGTFKERPKKIKPPKPAPGAEEKKDKKKKPSSAENSNPNTQTEQPPNQILFLTNLPEETNEMMLSMLFNQFPGFKEVRLVPNRHDIAFVEFTTELQSNAAKEALQGFKITPTHAMKITFAKK, encoded by the exons ATGGACGTGCGACCCAACCAGACCATCTACATCAACAACCTGAACGAGAAGATCAAGAAGGAGGAGCTGAAGAAGTCCCTCTACGCGATTTTCTCGCAGTTCGGCCAAATCCTGGACATTGTGGCACTAAAAACCCTGAAAATGCGCGGCCAGGCATTTGTGATCTTCAAGGAAATCGGGAGCGCCTCGAATGCCCTGCGCACAATGCAGGGATTCCCCTTCTACGACAAGCCCATGCAGATTGCCTACTCCAAGTCCGATTCGGATATTGTGGCCAAGCTGAAGGGAACCTTCAAGGAGCGCCCCAAGAAGATCAAGCCACCAAAACCGGCGCCAGGTGCCGAGGAAAAGAA GGACAAGAAAAAGAAGCCTTCGAGCGCGGAGAACTCGAACCCGAACACACAAACGGAGCAGCCGCCCAACCAGATCCTTTTCCTTACCAATCTGCCCGAGGAGACCAACGAGATGATGCTGTCCATGTTGTTCAACCAGTTCCCTGGCTTCAAGGAGGTACGTCTCGTGCCGAACCGTCACGACATCGCCTTCGTGGAGTTTACCACGGAGCTGCAAAGTAATGCCGCCAAGGAGGCGCTGCAGGGCTTCAAGATCACACCGACGCACGCCATGAAGATCACTTTCGCCAAGAAGTGA
- the TrxT gene encoding thioredoxin-T: MVYLVRNKDDLDQQLALAEDKLVVIDFYANWCGPCKIIAPKLEELAQQYSDRAVVLKVNVDDNEDITVEYNVTSMPTFVFIKGGEVLELFVGGNSDKLAKSMEKFVGNVADADAAEQRRSSSHLGAGLGSEDACSAGPSASSSDIVNEDVVICEMSEHEHDQFSA, encoded by the coding sequence ATGGTGTACCTGGTGAGGAACAAGGACGATCTCGACCAACAGCTGGCCCTCGCCGAGGACAAGCTGGTGGTGATCGATTTCTATGCCAACTGGTGCGGACCATGTAAAATTATTGCCCCAAAATTGGAGGAGCTGGCCCAGCAATATTCGGACCGTGCGGTTGTGCTCAAGGTGAATGTGGACGACAACGAGGACATTACGGTCGAGTACAACGTGACCAGCATGCCGACCTTTGTCTTTATCAAGGGCGGCGAAGTCCTGGAGCTTTTCGTTGGCGGAAACTCTGATAAGCTGGCCAAGTCCATGGAGAAGTTTGTCGGCAACGTGGCGGATGCAGACGCCGCGGAGCAGCGCCGTTCGTCCAGTCACCTGGGAGCGGGATTGGGATCCGAGGACGCATGCAGCGCCGGGCCAAGTGCCTCCTCCAGTGACATTGTCAACGAAGATGTGGTCATCTGCGAGATGTCCGAACACGAACACGATCAGTTTAGCGCATAA
- the dhd gene encoding thioredoxin-1, with protein sequence MASVRTMNDYHKRIEAADDKLIVLDFYATWCGPCKDMESTVKSLARKYSTKAVVLKIDVDKFEELTERYKVRSMPTFVFLKNNRRVAAFSGADEYKLTNMMAKLVKA encoded by the coding sequence ATGGCTTCTGTCCGCACCATGAACGACTACCACAAGAGGATCGAGGCGGCGGACGACAAGCTGATTGTCCTCGATTTCTACGCCACATGGTGCGGTCCCTGCAAGGATATGGAGAGTACGGTGAAGTCGTTGGCCAGGAAGTACTCCACCAAGGCcgtggtcctcaagatcgacGTGGACAAGTTCGAGGAGCTGACGGAGCGCTACAAGGTGCGCAGCATGCCCACCTTTGTGTTCCTGAAGAACAACCGTCGTGTGGCCGCTTTTTCCGGCGCTGATGAGTACAAACTGACCAACATGATGGCCAAGTTGGTAAAAGCCtag
- the LOC108004564 gene encoding centrosomal protein of 55 kDa, giving the protein MSYQIKSTPYFRRMFNNSKKNGQLQKLREEYERIQEFNDRTIEQKMRQVRLKRLFREIEEMKAAAAAAAAAGSSQPTSPNRSRGASNSPTPAARNLQRRNHHNVRLTNITPEQRIREQRVENLARARELGKEISRRNAEMAEAGTGGFLRSELRLTAKMQAVADARKDADERRERAAKRISYGNDQSRQNLQRLIQVRQRKLGGGHAQAAGNRSHLQPDAQVPITQQLPRQEIRPSYLYPDYRQLTPSQLQLLAVENKPSTQEIQIQRDQEENELKLRLKEQELRMEAQLRQQEKDSSEQEDHMHFRRQASSMSSPDEENSEEQRLMQLRLQNPELADELERRRRRQQEDEEEEELLQRRLRHLHEETSPLRLARISLSSTEGTNATNVTVETAATSPMNIRCPYPEMGSMDSNLEVHTAPLANNNEDRLGLASLSATIASHQPTQSVPYQTDYPIDQASASNRWRQISLMLPWFKAFPDLESESPVTPPPPDNRMSLEPSNYEMRDEMASAPGPHANPTYSYQLSDVATQAEEEPFPPPHCEFLLSTFDFIGTAER; this is encoded by the exons ATGTCGTATCAGATCAAATCGACGCCATATTTCCGGCGGATGTTCAACAATAGCAAGAAGAATGGCCAATTGCAGAAGTTACGGGAGGAGTACGAGAGGATCCAGGAGTTCAATGATCGCACTATCGAGCAGAAGATGCGGCAGGTGCGTTTGAAGCGGCTCTTCCGGGAGATTGAGGAGATGAAGGCGGCggctgcagctgctgctgctgcgggaAGTTCTCAGCCCACCAGTCCCAACAGATCTCGCGGTGCTTCCAATTCACCAACTCCGGCTGCACGGAATCTACAGCGTAGGAATCATCATAATGTAAGACTAACAAATATCACGCCGGAGCAGAGGATCCGTGAGCAGCGGGTGGAGAATTTGGCCAGGGCCCGCGAACTGGGCAAAGAGATCTCGCGAAGAAATGCCGAGATGGCCGAGGCCGGAACCGGAGGATTCCTGAGGAGCGAACTCCGGCTGACGGCCAAGATGCAGGCGGTGGCCGATGCCCGGAAGGATGCCGACGAACGCCGGGAACGGGCTGCCAAGCGAATCTCGTACGGCAACGACCAGTCCCGACAGAATCTCCAGCGATTGATCCAGGTTCGCCAGCGAAAACTCGGCGGAGGACATGCCCAGGCTGCTGGGAATCGGTCTCATCTGCAACCCGATGCCCAGGTGCCCATAACCCAACAGCTTCCAAGACAGGAGATAAG ACCCAGTTACCTGTATCCGGACTACCGCCAGCTGACCCCCAGTCAGCTCCAACTCCTGGCGGTTGAGAACAAGCCGTCGACGCAGGAGATCCAAATCCAACGTGACCAGGAAGAAAATGAGCTGAAGCTGCGGCTGAAGGAGCAGGAACTAAGGATGGAGGCCCAGCTTAGGCAGCAAGAGAAGGACTCCTCCGAACAGGAGGACCATATGCATTTCCGCCGACAAGCTTCCTCGATGTCATCGCCGGATGAAGAGAATAGCGAGGAGCAGCGGTTAATGCAATTAAGGCTTCAGAATCCCGAGTTGGCCGACGAGCTGGAGCGCCGGCGGCGACGACAGCAGGAGGACGAGGAAGAGGAGGAGCTGCTGCAGCGGCGGCTGCGTCATCTCCACGAGGAAACCTCGCCCCTGCGGCTGGCCCGCATCTCGCTTAGCTCGACGGAGGGCACGAATGCCACCAATGTCACAGTGGAAACGGCAGCCACATCCCCCATGAATATTCGGTGTCCCTACCCAGAGATGGGCTCCATGGACTCCAATCTGGAGGTACATACTGCTCCGCTGGCCAACAACAACGAGGATCGCTTGGGCCTGGCCTCCCTTTCCGCTACCATAGCTTCGCATCAACCCACTCAGAGTGTGCCGTATCAAACGGACTATCCTATCGACCAGGCTTCCGCCTCCAACCGGTGGAGGCAAATTTCCCTGATGTTACCCTGGTTCAAGGCCTTTCCCGACCTTGAATCTGAATCTCCTGTGACTCCGCCGCCTCCGGACAACCGGATGAGCCTCGAGCCCAGCAACTACGAGATGAGAGATGAGATGGCGTCAGCACCTGGCCCACATGCCAATCCCACGTACTCCTACCAGCTCAGCGATGTGGCCACTCAGGCGGAGGAGGAACCCTTTCCCCCTCCCCACTGCGAGTTCTTGCTGTCCACCTTTGATTTCATTGGAACTGCCGAGCGGTAG
- the LOC139353362 gene encoding uncharacterized protein, with amino-acid sequence MESPEQAAQKHPGLKEDEHQKEVVESKAEVEQRDPKEKNEEIQSKEEIDPMDPEEKKMEPPTESKEDQQNPEKKYEKIQSEEQRNKNITEKVDSK; translated from the coding sequence ATGGAGTCACCGGAGCAGGCAGCCCAAAAACATCCTGGGCTGAAAGAGGATGAGCATCAAAAAGAGGTAGTGGAGTCCAAGGCGGAAGTAGAGCAAAGAGATCCCAAAGAGAAAAACGAGGAAATACAGTCAAAGGAAGAAATTGACCCAATGGATCCAGAAGAGAAAAAAATGGAACCTCCAACAGAGTCCAAGGAAGACCAACAAAATccagaaaaaaaatatgagaAAATACAGTCAGAAGagcaaagaaataaaaatattacagaGAAAGTGGACTCCAAGTAG